Below is a window of Neodiprion virginianus isolate iyNeoVirg1 chromosome 4, iyNeoVirg1.1, whole genome shotgun sequence DNA.
TGGAGACTTTAAGAGCCTCGTCGGTTACCGATTTCAGTGTCAGGGCCGCGTCTCCCTTCCACCTCCTCAGCATCGTCTTCCGGTTTTTCTCGGGCGCCCGAATCGCATCGGCAGATCCTCGCGACCTTTGCGCGCAAAACGTATGTACATAGTTGACGGATCTCTGATAACGCCGATCGCCTTGACCTCGATAGTTGGACCCGAGTATAATCGATCTCGATCGACAAAGAGCGAGCTTAAATCACAGGGTTCAACCAATGACAGGGTCGCATTTCTTCTAAAAATCGAACTCTATCAGGTATAACGAGGTGCTGGAATACCGTGGAATTACGAGCTTCAACCTGTTTGCCCACTGCCTTTCTTTCCGAGTCTGTGTATCGGCACTTGGCTCATACCGATGCGAGGCTGGTTACACATTCACGCAAGCCTACACACACGTACAGAGtaagagggagagagaaagagaggaagagagagagagagagagagagagagagagagagagagagagagagagagagagagagagagagagagagagagagaggcggtTGCGGCGTGAATCTGCGGGCGGGGTGGGGGGCCGGGGAATCGCGGAGAGTAGGTCAGTGTACCACATCGTTGACGCAGAGGTCTTCCGACTCGCGATGCGGTTCCGCAAATACCAACGGAGGCGACGTGCAGCGACGGGCGCGGATGGCGGGGGGGTGAAAGGGGGGCGCGTCGCCCGCTCCCGGTCCCGGAACTTCCGCCCACCTCTTCGCTGTCCGCGATATAGTCGTCGATCGCGCGGCCTCAAGCTCGGGGGCAACCAGGGGGCCCCATTGTCTTTCCGATGGATACACACATCCCTGTGTAGGTATGCGTTATACGTGTACACCTTTGCCGTGACCTAGAACCCTCGTGGAAACGTACGGAGATGAGGACTGGCGAATAGGAGGCAGACGGCTGCAGTGCGTAATCGAACCCCGTTCGGAGGACAAGGTCAGGAGGTGCAGAGGCGTTCGGTCGAGGGTACAGTTACCGTTACGCCCCCGCACTAAATTACGCCATCCGTACAGGCCGTATTCTCATGGGTTTTATTATTACTGACCAATTACACACCCTGCTCGCAGCAATTGCGGGTGAGAATTGTCGCGTCTTCGGAATTCGATGGTGACAAAATTGCTGCGGCGGTTGGGTTAGGGGATCTATTTCAGTGAACAATCCTGAGCGCGGAAATGATCGAACAGCTGGGACAGAGCTTCGAATGGAAGTAGTGGCGGTCCGCGAGTGGTAAGACACGGACGCCGGGAAACCTGAACGCCCGCATAAGCCGGACTCGCTGCTCGATCATTCTTGTGCACCGTGGTTCGATCACGGAACAACGATTCAGCTACGATTTCCGTGTACACACGTAGGTACAGAACCAGTTTTATCTGCCATTAGCTCGGATTTGTACCTTGCGTATATGGTTGAAGCTGGAAATATCTTCGGGGATTCCGGTCACCCGAGGAGACTCGCGAAGGGCGGTAGGAATCGAATTATGTAACATACGAGGCAATATAATCGGGCAGCCCGCATTGAGAGATGGGTATTATAGATATTCACTTCTGGCGATGTAGGCTGTCGATACGGTTTACTCAGCTAGTCTTTCACGGCACCGTTCTCCGAGTCCTCAACCTTGATTCGTGCTTTTTTCTGATCCAAAATACGGTATTTCTGAGCATATTCGCTGTGGAAACGATACTTCCAAGACTTATCTCGAGCTCGAGTCAAGGTTAAGGATAATTTCAGCCTGCACGTTCGGGTGGAAAGGCGAACTTTGAGGAATAACGAGCGCCGCTCGTTGACCTACGACTCAACGTTGATGATCATTCCCGGTGTCCCTTACATAGGAGCGTAACACAAGGCCCGCGTAGTAAACACTCGCGTATTCTAATTAGTAATTACGCGGTTGCGTTGCACGTGTGTAATGTCACGAGCACCAGCCTGCGGTCGGCAGAGTTAACGTTCTCGGTGCTAAATGTATTACACCACGCGCATGGTAGTATAACAGCTCAGTCCAAATACCGCTAAGTCCGGATAAGGCCCTCATTCTCCCGAGCTTCTATCTCACCGCTTGTATTACCTACCCTGTCGCGATATATCATCGCAAATAATTGTCGTCGTTATGTCGTTACAACGAGCCCGACTACCGTTCGCATCTAGGTTACACAGGACCACAATCACTGCGCGATAGCGTTCGCGAATCAGCGAGCAAACCTGCGGGCCGACGATTGGAACAGAGTCGaaatttttggtgaaacgAACGTTTCCTCGTTTCCCAATTAATCATCGCAGGTGCagataattacaaaataacaGACTAACTTCGGTCACTGCAACAGTATCTTTGATTCCGCGTTAAGTCTTTGATCCGAAGAATAACCAAGGTAAAAATCAGTTCAGATTGATTAAAGTCgcgaaataaaacaaaaaaattacggttgCTGATTGATCGGTGGGGAGGGTGGGGGAATGTGGGTCGTCAAAGGGTTCGCACGCGCCATTTTCGCGTTGAAAAGGAAAGCGATATTTTACGCGGAcctctccctccccctcccaaCCCCCGTTTGACTAGCAAAATCTTCTGTAGCTTAGGTTAGGCTCTCTGTCAACGGGTTAACGGTGCTTCGTCCTACTTTGGTTACttccccccctcctcctcaACTCGCCCGCGCCTATGCTTCACGTTATACAGAAACACACAGTCACAAGTTAAACTCGTCCGTATTATACTCGTGTAAGCATTTCGATGTAGTATTACAACAACGCAGGCTGTAGTCCGTCTGTAAAACTGTATTACGATGCGTGTATGTGTACGCGTATATGCATGTTGCGCGGAAACTGCAGGTACAGTAATTGTCTAACCGTGTACGGTAGCGGTAATTGATGCGTATCATTCTTGAAGGACTGGGTGAACTTTTAAATACCCTCGAATCCGGCGCGCTGGTAAACGGCGGTGATTTTTTCGGAACAGCGTCGATGTAGCTGGTAGTAAAAACGAGCGAACGGTTAGGCGCGAATATCGTTTCTTTGGCAGACACGTAACCCGAGCCGTAacatgcaaaaatttttctcccggTCCCGTTACCGCGGCTGCAACGATCTGTGCGAAAATCAGGCGGTCCGGATCCGCGGGGAGGAGATGATGTATTAATATTGCGCATAAAGCCATGTAGGTGTAAATGTTATACGGGTTTCAGTTTGCGGGGGATGGGGAGGGGTCCTCgaaaaggggggggggagggtggGAGGAGGGGGAAACTGGAATCATCGATACGACCGATAGCTCGCGGCAGCAGCTGCTAGGCGGACGGTTGTATGCGTGTATTTACGACATGTAAATATATGCTACACCGAATTCGCCCGGGCTGGATACCCAGTGATCTCATTGACAAGTAGCCCACCATTGTCGTAGAGCCGAAAAGTGGGCCTCAACACGGGAACCGCGACGCGCCGCGATGGCTGAGCCCCTTCCGCGCCATTGGATAACGGTACCGGGCGCGTCACGGCTCGATGCCCCCCCCACTCCCTCACATCGCGGGGCCCGGCGTCCCCGCGTCTCGTGGGCCAGACAAGGACGGACCCGAGTTAGACGGAGCGCGTGAGAGCCGCGAGACGGACCAAAAGAGGGACACGTCGTGGAGCGGGGATcgaagaaagagagggagagagagagagagagaggaggatcgggagagtgagagtgagcgagagagagagagagagagacgaggaAATACcgtgaagatgaaaaaaaatatcaagtaaAATAAAACCGCGGGTAGAGATGGGCCTGATTTGCATTACACGCCTTGGATCTCCGAGATCCGGATACGCGCCTGCACCTCGATGACCtcgttcgattttcaaaattactttatTTCCGGGTAGGTGTAACACGCGGATGCGGTGTAGACGGTTGGGAGGATTCATCTTTTTCgttcttgttgtttttttttttttttgattttttgaagtttCTTAAAAACAGACCGGCAAGCCTCGGACCTGCACGGCGAAACGCGTGTCATGCGAGCCATTCCAATGGCGGTCGTGACTTCTGAAAAAAAGGGTCCGCGAGCAAAACAATTTGGTTGGTGAAGCGTCGCGGGGTACCCGTCCGTGGCTGGTTTCTGTGCCACTGACCTAGTTAGTCGGAGCAAGTCTTTCTTCTCGACCCATCGTCAgcgtggtggtggtggtggtggtcaCTCGATCACCGACTGCGTGAGCCTTCTCGACTACCATCGACGACGATACTCGCGATATAAGCCCCTCAGCCTTTTTCCCCCGCGGGCGGTTGTCTCCTCGAACGGCTCGCGGTTTTATCCTGAATCTTGAGCATATGGTACGAAGAGACGGTTTTAGTCTATTCGCCGCTATGGCATCGTCGCCGAGTTTGCTTTCTCTCAAAAACTAATCGCTACTCCGATGTACTTTTTATGGAAACATCGTGGAGTCATCGTCTTTCATTAACGCAGTTTTCGATGTTGCTTTTACCGATGACTTGGGTGTGTTAGACGGACGCGGCCGCCCTTTACGACCACGAGGAGCAAAGGGTTTACTGAAACTATATGGGAATTACTCATCTACGTGATAGAACGTTGTATTTTAGTGTAGTAAGAATCGTGTTGCAGAATCGAGATAGTCGTTGTACCATACCGTGTGCCAATTATTTGTATACCCGTTTCCACGTGGGTTATAGAAGTCGTTTTCTGCGACAAAACAATGATAACGACTACCAAACGTGGTCGAAATTAGAGATGGATAGGAATCTAAGGAATATAGCATCCTCGAGATCAGCGTCACTAACCATCCGTCGGTTCTCCTCGATTGCCACCGAAAATAGACGCTCGTTAAAGACCTGTTATCGAAAAGGTGGTTGGAACTGTTCCGTCTTTTCGTGAAGGTTCTTTTGTCGAGAAGGGTGGCACCTGCGTGCGTGAcgctcgcaaaattacgtattACCCACGGAAAAAGAAATGCGTCAAGATTTGacagtaaataaatttaaatcgaTACCATGAACATTTCCGGTACTGCCAAGCGCTCGCCGAGTTACTCATTTTCATTGAAGCACCTCGTCACTTCCACTCCATTTCATTTAATACTGTTTCGTTTGGTATCCAAGAACCGTTCGGGGTTCTTTCCAGTTATCGAGACGAAGTGACAGTACAGTAACCAAGCTGCGACAACAAGTCGGCTATCCCCAATTTGATTCTTTGAATAAAGAGTATTCGCGGTATGAGTTTACAACTGGCTCTCGCAAGCTGACCGAGTCGAGGCATCGATGACGGGCCAGTACGGACTCGCCTGACGGATTCCTTGCCCCCGGCtaacgtgtttcgatgttcCATTTACTGTTCCAGGTCCTCGCGGGGCCGTTGGAGGCTGCAGCACCCCCGGCAGTAGAGTGGATCCCTGGTGGAGCCCTGGTCCCTTCTTTCCCCCAGGCCCCGCCCGCGTCGACGAGGGGCCCAGGTCGACGTCGTCAGCGGCCTCGATCGGCAACTACGGGAGTCCAGCGGCGACGACGACCCCGAGTTCGCCGACACCCAGCCCGTACTCGTCGTCGGGCTCGACGGCGTGCAGTCACCACCCGGGGATAGTGGTTTCGAGCTGCGGCACCACGCGGAGCGTGCAGATATCGGCCCTCGACGTCGGGCCGAGCTGCCTGCGGCAGCATCAacagcaccagcagcagcaccagcaACAGCCACAGCCACAGCcacagcaacagcagcacgCGAACTTGGAGCAGCGGGAGGCAAATGCAGGATCGGTAGTCTCCTCGGGCTACCAACACGTCTCCTCAGGGCAGAGCAACGTGCTGTCGGCCCTCCTCGCCACGGCGTCAACGGCGTCGGACAGCGTGCAGCAGCACCAGCAAACGGcgtcgccgccgccgccgcgaGACGGGATATCGGTGACCCAAAGCAACATCCTCTGCTCGCTCCTGGCGTCGACCGGGGTCCAGGACTTCCCGGGGAGCAGCGTCGCCGAGGCGACCTCCCCCGACTCGCTGCACGGTATCCTGTCCTCCCTCAACGTCAGGATAAAGTCCGAGGAGGCCCCAGACTCAGCGCCAGGCCCCCGCGGCTCCGCCGACGGGCCCTGCAGCTCGGTCCGCGACTTCAACACCTCGCTCTTGAGCACGCTGCTCTCGACCTCCCGCGTCTCGACCTCCTCGACGAACGCCGAAGCCGTCGCCACCCCGAACTCCGTAAAGTCCGAGTACAATCAGGGCCTCTCGAACGAGCGGACCAACTGCTCGTCCGGGGTCAAGGTCGAGTATTGCTGCGACGTCTTGGACGACCCCGACGAAAACCTCGCCGCCACCTCGCCCTACAACGTCATATCGACCTCCCAGAACCGCCACTCGAACAGACCGAGGTCCGGACTGCAGCCGGGCGCTCTGTCCAAGGAAGACCTGCGCCGGATACTCCAGTCCACGACGACGCGCTGCGACGATTCGCCGCCGTCGGCTTCCGATCTCATCGTCGGCATGAAGTACGAGACCCAGCAGGGCGGGCCTCAGGGGGCCCCGCCGCACCTTATGGGCCCGAACTCGGGAGTCGAGCAGTCGCACCACGCGGTACAGGGGAACAACATAGTGGTGGGTGGCTCGCCGGCGGAGGTCGTCGGCGTCGACAGCATCCTCCTTTCGCCGTGGGGCGAGACGGGCACGGACTTCCTCGACTCGGCGGACGTGAAGCAAACGGCGGCCGGTTTCCAGGATGCTCTGGACAGCTACTTCCTCGGCAACTCGGTCGGAGTCCCTTCCCAGTCACTGGCCGAGCTGAGGCCGCTACCGCCGTTCACCGGGTACACCGGGCACCTCAGCATAAACGGCATCCCGGGTCGGCACTTTCACGCGATAGCGAGTCAGCGGCCCGAGGGGATCCCGTCCTCGTCGCCGACCCCCTCGTCGAATCAGGAGTTCTACGACACGCAGGTCGTCTCCTCGAGCACTCCGTGTCCCCAGGGCAGCCAGAAGCAGGTGCCGCAGTCGACGCAACAAGAGGACTACGACATCGAGGACATCGCGGCCATCATCAGCTCGGCGATAGCCGATACCACCGTACCTGGGGGCGGAAACGGACCCGGATCCGAGAACGATCCGAACGCCTCGCGGGACGAACAGTGGTTCGAACTGCAGGACTGGATGTCCGTCGAGTGCTCGCCGAAGAcccaacagcagcaacagcaacagcagcagcagcagcagcagcagcagcagcaacagcagcagcagcaacaacagcaacagcagcagcaacatcagcaacagcaacagcagaaCAACAATTCGTCGCCGAGTCCCTTCTCTCAGATGTACGGTAACGCGAACGCGGGAAACGCCAACGCCAACTCGAGTCAGGGTCAGCAACACGCGGCGTCGACCATGAACAACCTGCTCCAGAACGGCACGCCGCTTCTTTACGCCCGACTGCAGGCGCCCAACAACAGCATCCAGAACGCCTCCTGCGGGGAGACACCCTCCTCGACGAGTCCCTATCCTCCGGTCAGTCCGCCGGGACGCGTTTCGACCTCCTGCAGTCCCGACCATCCCCTTCATCCGTCCTTCACCACCCCGGCGATGTCCAGAAAGCGGAGTAGACAACCAACGGGGGGACAGAACGCTTCGAAAAAGAACCCCTCGACCACCACGGGACTGCCTTACGGTACCGAGTCGGGACTGATAGGCGGCAAGGAGAAGCCCGTTCACAGGTGCTCGATATGCAACAGGGGATTCCTCAACAAGAGCAACATAAAGGTGCACCTGAGAACGCATACCGGGGAGAAACCGTTCAGGTGCGAAGTATGCGGCAAGGCGTTCAGGCAGAAGGCACACCTGATAAAGCACCAGCAGATACACAAGAGGATCGGACGGGATTAGGAAAATGGAAAGCGATGGCGATAGTGGATCACACAGTGGAATGACAGAGATacgactgactgactgactggcTGGCTGTCTGGCTGGCATTAAAAGCTCGAGCGGTGTTCGACCAAGGCGGAAGGACGCTTCGTGCCTCGACGAAGACGTCGCCTCGTTTCTTACAGCGTTGATCAGCGTCAGTGGCGGCATGCGTCGACGTTTGCTTACATCTGAGGGAACATTTACCAGTAGAAATTGCGACGCAACGGTAACAACGAGTGCGGTACGAAGTCGGTCGCGAACGATCCGTCGACGCGTGATACGCTATCTGCGATCCCTCGAGTAATGGAGTCCCGAAGGAGAAGGGTCGAGAAAGAATCGGCGCGTTTGCCGTTTTGTCTCATCGTGTACCTACGACTAGCCCGAGATGtgtggggagggggggggggggggggggggtg
It encodes the following:
- the LOC124302863 gene encoding ichor, with translation MQDRVQQHQQTASPPPPRDGISVTQSNILCSLLASTGVQDFPGSSVAEATSPDSLHGILSSLNVRIKSEEAPDSAPGPRGSADGPCSSVRDFNTSLLSTLLSTSRVSTSSTNAEAVATPNSVKSEYNQGLSNERTNCSSGVKVEYCCDVLDDPDENLAATSPYNVISTSQNRHSNRPRSGLQPGALSKEDLRRILQSTTTRCDDSPPSASDLIVGMKYETQQGGPQGAPPHLMGPNSGVEQSHHAVQGNNIVVGGSPAEVVGVDSILLSPWGETGTDFLDSADVKQTAAGFQDALDSYFLGNSVGVPSQSLAELRPLPPFTGYTGHLSINGIPGRHFHAIASQRPEGIPSSSPTPSSNQEFYDTQVVSSSTPCPQGSQKQVPQSTQQEDYDIEDIAAIISSAIADTTVPGGGNGPGSENDPNASRDEQWFELQDWMSVECSPKTQQQQQQQQQQQQQQQQQQQQQQQQQQQQQHQQQQQQNNNSSPSPFSQMYGNANAGNANANSSQGQQHAASTMNNLLQNGTPLLYARLQAPNNSIQNASCGETPSSTSPYPPVSPPGRVSTSCSPDHPLHPSFTTPAMSRKRSRQPTGGQNASKKNPSTTTGLPYGTESGLIGGKEKPVHRCSICNRGFLNKSNIKVHLRTHTGEKPFRCEVCGKAFRQKAHLIKHQQIHKRIGRD